The Nitrosospira lacus genome window below encodes:
- a CDS encoding TIGR03118 family protein yields MRHTRSRLPSFTAGIVFALLSVPVWAVPFTPTNLVTDDPAANPGQITDPGLKNAWGLSFAPTGPFWVSSNHTGTSPLYRVNPADQTTIQQALTVAAGNGVTGQVFNSGTSFNGNRFLFVSETGSVTGWRPALGTTGLVPAETIVPPSAANSYKGVAIGSVSGNDYLYAANFKTGAIDVYKGNAAAPNLTGTFIDPGIPDGYAPFNVQNLNGSLYVAYAQQDTAKEDEVAGLGLGFVDKFNLNGVFEGRVASNGTLNAPWGLAVAPSSFGAMAGDLLVGNFGDGHINIYDSSNNSYLGQVLGANNLPVVIDGLWAISPGNGVLAGSSNLLYFTAGPNDEAHGVLGVLTPVPEPSAYAMMLAGLVTLGLLIRRRALWIETENPA; encoded by the coding sequence ATGCGACATACCCGATCCCGTCTACCTTCATTTACCGCAGGCATAGTTTTCGCACTCCTATCCGTCCCGGTTTGGGCTGTTCCCTTTACGCCGACCAATCTCGTAACCGATGATCCCGCCGCCAATCCCGGCCAAATCACCGATCCCGGACTCAAGAATGCATGGGGGTTATCGTTTGCCCCGACAGGTCCATTTTGGGTTTCATCGAATCATACGGGCACATCCCCCCTGTACAGGGTTAATCCGGCAGACCAGACAACCATCCAGCAGGCGCTGACTGTTGCGGCCGGTAACGGTGTAACCGGGCAAGTCTTCAACAGTGGCACATCGTTTAACGGTAATCGATTCCTGTTCGTGAGTGAAACCGGCAGTGTTACCGGTTGGCGTCCCGCATTGGGTACTACCGGTCTGGTACCCGCCGAAACCATCGTTCCGCCTTCGGCGGCAAATAGCTATAAGGGTGTAGCGATTGGCAGCGTTTCAGGAAACGACTATCTCTATGCCGCCAACTTCAAAACCGGCGCAATAGATGTCTATAAAGGTAACGCCGCGGCGCCAAATTTGACCGGAACGTTTATCGATCCGGGGATTCCGGATGGATACGCTCCTTTCAATGTCCAGAATCTTAACGGATCACTTTACGTCGCTTATGCTCAGCAGGATACTGCCAAGGAGGATGAGGTTGCCGGACTCGGATTGGGTTTTGTCGACAAATTCAACTTGAATGGAGTCTTTGAGGGGCGGGTCGCATCAAATGGCACCCTGAATGCACCGTGGGGGCTGGCGGTTGCGCCTTCTTCTTTTGGCGCCATGGCAGGTGACTTGCTGGTGGGTAATTTCGGCGATGGCCACATCAATATTTATGATTCATCAAATAATTCCTATCTGGGTCAAGTACTGGGCGCCAATAATCTACCGGTTGTAATCGATGGTTTATGGGCAATATCACCTGGAAACGGCGTATTGGCGGGAAGCAGCAACCTGTTGTATTTTACCGCGGGACCCAACGATGAGGCCCACGGGGTATTAGGTGTCCTGACTCCGGTGCCGGAACCATCGGCCTATGCGATGATGCTTGCCGGACTGGTAACCCTGGGGCTGCTGATCAGACGCCGCGCCTTGTGGATAGAAACGGAAAATCCTGCATAA
- the holB gene encoding DNA polymerase III subunit delta': MNNIYSWQNETWRILTQDSASLGHALLLRGRQGIGKLAFARQLAKFWLCEKPSIEGYACGNCQSCMWFEQGSHPDFRLIEPEAMTAMAGSSDGGSSEDGTDMETGAEMEFLPDSTGESGSTKSRKKPSKQISVAQVRSVADFINISSHQNGYKIILFHPAETMNPAAANALLKNLEEPPPLTLFILVTHHAQHLLPTLRSRCRQIPMPAPDAVTAAAWLAQQGVKDPATCLASSGYAPLAALQYTNDDYLARHEAFIRQISVPGNFNPVVLAEEMQKLDLSTLVNWLQKWCYDLMSFCTTGKVRYHLNMITTIKSLASGIDTRALAAYLRTLNARQRLAHHPLNSRLFLEEMLFSYVISIAPASSARSRRGD, from the coding sequence ATGAATAATATCTATTCTTGGCAAAATGAGACGTGGCGGATATTGACGCAAGACAGCGCATCCTTGGGTCATGCTTTATTGCTGAGGGGCAGGCAAGGTATAGGCAAGCTTGCATTCGCTCGCCAGCTCGCTAAATTCTGGCTATGCGAGAAGCCTTCGATTGAAGGGTATGCGTGCGGGAATTGCCAAAGCTGCATGTGGTTCGAACAGGGAAGTCATCCGGATTTTCGCCTGATTGAACCGGAAGCGATGACGGCGATGGCGGGATCGTCCGATGGCGGTTCAAGTGAAGATGGCACGGATATGGAAACTGGCGCTGAAATGGAATTCCTCCCGGATTCCACCGGAGAATCCGGCAGTACGAAATCCAGGAAGAAACCCAGCAAGCAAATCAGTGTTGCGCAAGTTCGCTCTGTTGCCGATTTTATTAATATATCCAGCCACCAGAATGGCTACAAAATCATCCTTTTTCATCCTGCGGAAACGATGAATCCAGCTGCTGCCAACGCCTTGCTGAAGAATCTGGAAGAGCCGCCGCCGCTGACATTGTTCATCCTGGTGACGCACCATGCTCAGCATTTGCTGCCGACCTTGCGCAGCCGCTGCCGCCAGATTCCCATGCCAGCGCCTGACGCCGTTACCGCAGCTGCCTGGCTTGCGCAGCAGGGAGTCAAGGACCCGGCGACGTGCCTTGCTTCCTCGGGCTATGCACCACTGGCCGCGCTGCAATACACCAACGACGATTATCTTGCACGGCATGAGGCATTCATCAGGCAAATCAGCGTGCCGGGCAACTTTAACCCCGTCGTGCTGGCTGAGGAAATGCAAAAACTGGATTTGTCCACACTGGTCAATTGGCTGCAGAAATGGTGCTATGACTTAATGAGTTTTTGCACCACGGGAAAAGTTCGCTACCATCTGAATATGATCACCACCATCAAATCACTGGCATCGGGGATCGATACGCGCGCACTGGCGGCTTATTTGCGCACCTTGAATGCAAGACAACGCTTGGCGCATCATCCGCTTAACTCCAGATTATTTCTGGAGGAAATGCTGTTTTCCTACGTAATATCGATTGCTCCCGCATCTTCCGCCCGAAGCAGGCGTGGTGACTGA
- the tmk gene encoding dTMP kinase, giving the protein MTPGKFITLEGIDGAGKSTHLRWLEKELRSRGKTIIVTREPGGTPLGEALRELLLDDNGTMHAETEALLMFAARREHLDKVILPALARGDWVISDRFTDASFAYQGGGRGLAMQKLDSLEQWVQGEFQPDLTLYFDVMVEVGRQRINAIKPPDRFEKEQDAFFRQVRDAYLERAHKFPRRIVVIDANQPLEEVKESLDKIISSICIC; this is encoded by the coding sequence ATGACTCCCGGAAAATTCATTACGCTTGAAGGCATAGACGGCGCGGGCAAAAGCACCCACCTTCGCTGGCTTGAAAAGGAGCTACGGAGCAGGGGGAAAACCATAATCGTGACACGCGAACCGGGGGGTACCCCTCTGGGTGAGGCGTTACGCGAACTCTTGCTCGACGATAATGGGACTATGCACGCAGAAACGGAGGCGCTGCTGATGTTCGCGGCGCGGCGGGAGCACTTGGACAAGGTTATACTGCCGGCGCTGGCTCGGGGCGACTGGGTGATTTCTGACCGTTTCACCGATGCGAGCTTTGCATACCAGGGAGGGGGTAGAGGCCTGGCAATGCAGAAGCTCGACAGTCTGGAACAATGGGTGCAGGGAGAATTTCAACCTGACCTCACACTTTATTTCGATGTGATGGTCGAAGTAGGCAGGCAGCGGATAAATGCCATCAAGCCGCCTGACCGGTTCGAAAAAGAACAGGATGCATTTTTTCGGCAAGTACGAGACGCTTACTTGGAAAGGGCACATAAATTTCCCCGGCGCATCGTCGTGATCGATGCAAACCAGCCTCTCGAAGAAGTTAAGGAATCACTTGATAAAATCATTTCATCTATTTGTATTTGTTAA
- a CDS encoding maltose acetyltransferase domain-containing protein — protein MIAGLLYRSSDDLLRNERKRARRLLKVFK, from the coding sequence ATGATTGCCGGACTATTGTACCGGTCGAGCGATGATTTGCTTCGTAACGAAAGAAAACGGGCCAGGAGATTGCTTAAAGTATTCAAATGA
- the hrpA gene encoding ATP-dependent RNA helicase HrpA, whose amino-acid sequence MRRPSAIPVPDIAWRLANLPKPVYPGDLPVVARRDELMRAIRGNQVVIVCGETGSGKTTQLPKICLELGRGVAGMIGHTQPRRIAAHTVAVRIASELKSPLGHAVGYKVRFSDKISSGTYIKLMTDGILLAETQGDPSLLAYDTIIIDEAHERSLNIDFLLGYLKQLLPRRPELKLIVTSATINAQRFSAHFNDAPVIEVSGRMYPVEVRYHAVGPDQNKTRDEDKEDEGDLEQAILDAVDETSRSGAGDVLIFLPGEREIRETAEALRKHAFNRLGHGAGAGADILPLFARLSYVEQERVFKPCGSNVRRIVLATNVAETSLTVPGIRYVIDTGLARLNRYSFRNKVEQLQVEKISRASANQRAGRCGRVMSGICIRLYTEEDYLARPEFTDPEILRSSLAAVILRMKSLKIGEVENFPFLEPPLPRMIADGYQLLAELGAVDDTVDSGKTLTSIGWRLAKFPIDPKIARMILAAKEENCLSEVLIIASALSVQEPRDRPFERQEAADRAHQRFQDERSDFLGYLKLWDFYDELLKHKKSGRKLMAQCQENFLSHRRMREWREIHGQLQALVMETGFRPNQIPAGYDEIHRALLAGLLGNIGFKTEEDGEYLGARGIKFSIFPGSVLKKTKPKWVVAAELTETTKLYGRYVAKIDPLWVERIAGRLCRKHTFDPHWEKQPAQVAAYERVTLYGLTVVPKRRVYYGTINPKEAREIFIRSALAAGEYVTQAPFFEHNRKLIATVEALEHKARRQDVLVDEEEIFSFYDAIVPDGICNGAEFEKWRRQAERDNPRLLYLTREYLMRHAANSITREQYPDSIVVDGIDLPDGVALPLAYRFDPGHILDGVTVTVPLPLLNKLDTARFDRLVPGLIREKITWYLKALPKQIRRHVVPMPEFVTRFLENEESSITASLPSPLLPIPLTDALSRFVQAKTRVAVPQDAWRDEKPPPHLLMNYKIVDDAGQELAISRDLPQLKAKLGQAAQLTFSRVDSGERPPIERDDVKCWDFGDLPEEIAFTRAGKKLTGYPALAEREGKVAIHLFDTREAAQASMRGGVRQLLRFELKEQLKQLERNLPGLNQAALQLQTLINPGTLKEDMLNAIVDRAFIADDMPPRCEKDFIAQRQRARVRLPAVTEAVARIVQTVANECQPLLMKLSMAGRSSPKLKGDFTGQLRVQLDRLVYGGFLRTTPWDRLKHLPRYLKSMVLRLDKYSANPEREGRHGPVIAALWNQYEQRLERHRKAGINDPNLTEFRWQIEELQVSLFAQELKTPYPVSVKRLQKLWEEIRA is encoded by the coding sequence ATGAGAAGACCTTCCGCCATTCCCGTCCCGGATATCGCATGGCGCCTGGCCAATCTGCCAAAGCCGGTTTATCCGGGAGATCTCCCTGTGGTGGCGCGGCGTGACGAGCTCATGCGTGCGATTCGGGGGAACCAGGTGGTGATCGTGTGCGGCGAGACAGGTTCAGGCAAGACGACGCAGTTGCCAAAAATCTGTCTCGAACTCGGGCGCGGGGTGGCGGGGATGATCGGGCATACGCAGCCTCGGCGCATCGCGGCGCATACGGTAGCGGTGCGGATTGCTTCCGAGCTCAAGAGTCCACTGGGCCATGCGGTGGGTTACAAGGTGCGTTTTTCCGACAAGATAAGCTCGGGCACTTATATCAAGCTCATGACCGACGGCATTCTGCTGGCGGAAACTCAGGGCGACCCTTCCCTGCTCGCCTACGACACCATCATTATCGATGAGGCGCATGAGCGCAGTCTGAATATCGATTTTCTGCTCGGTTATCTCAAGCAATTGCTGCCCAGGCGTCCGGAGCTGAAGCTGATTGTCACTTCCGCCACCATCAACGCGCAGCGTTTTTCGGCCCATTTTAATGATGCGCCGGTTATCGAGGTGTCAGGCCGAATGTATCCAGTGGAAGTGCGTTATCACGCCGTCGGACCGGATCAAAATAAAACCAGGGATGAAGACAAGGAAGATGAAGGCGATCTTGAGCAGGCCATTCTTGATGCGGTGGACGAAACCAGTCGTTCGGGCGCGGGTGATGTTCTGATCTTTCTCCCTGGCGAGCGCGAAATACGGGAGACCGCCGAGGCATTGCGCAAGCATGCGTTCAACAGGCTCGGTCACGGTGCAGGCGCGGGCGCCGACATTCTGCCGCTATTCGCGCGTCTGTCATACGTTGAGCAGGAGCGCGTGTTCAAGCCCTGTGGCTCCAACGTGAGACGTATCGTGCTGGCTACCAATGTGGCGGAGACCTCGCTTACGGTACCCGGCATTCGCTATGTGATCGACACGGGATTGGCGCGTCTTAATCGGTACAGTTTCCGCAACAAAGTGGAACAGTTGCAGGTGGAAAAGATCTCGCGCGCTTCCGCCAACCAGCGAGCGGGGCGTTGCGGACGGGTGATGAGCGGGATATGTATCCGTCTTTATACGGAAGAAGATTATCTGGCTCGTCCGGAATTTACCGACCCGGAAATTTTGCGCTCGTCGCTGGCGGCCGTGATTTTGCGCATGAAGTCTCTAAAAATCGGTGAAGTGGAGAATTTCCCGTTCTTGGAACCCCCTCTTCCGCGCATGATCGCGGACGGTTACCAACTGCTGGCGGAGCTTGGCGCGGTGGACGACACGGTGGACAGCGGTAAGACGCTAACCAGCATAGGCTGGCGGCTGGCGAAATTTCCGATTGATCCCAAAATAGCACGCATGATATTGGCCGCCAAGGAAGAGAACTGCCTGAGTGAAGTGCTCATTATCGCTTCCGCCTTGAGCGTACAAGAACCGCGTGATCGGCCATTTGAGCGGCAGGAAGCGGCGGATCGGGCACATCAACGCTTTCAGGATGAGCGCTCCGATTTTCTGGGCTACCTGAAGCTGTGGGATTTCTATGACGAGTTATTGAAGCATAAAAAATCCGGCCGCAAGCTGATGGCGCAATGCCAGGAGAATTTTTTGTCCCATCGCAGGATGCGCGAATGGCGTGAAATTCACGGCCAATTGCAAGCGCTGGTAATGGAAACAGGATTCAGGCCCAATCAGATTCCCGCCGGTTACGATGAAATTCACCGCGCGCTTCTGGCGGGGCTGCTCGGCAATATCGGTTTCAAGACCGAGGAGGATGGCGAGTATCTAGGTGCGCGCGGGATCAAGTTTTCCATTTTCCCCGGCTCAGTGCTGAAGAAAACCAAGCCAAAATGGGTGGTAGCCGCGGAGCTGACCGAAACCACGAAGCTCTACGGCCGCTACGTGGCAAAAATCGACCCGCTCTGGGTGGAAAGAATCGCGGGCAGGTTATGCAGGAAGCACACCTTCGATCCGCATTGGGAAAAACAGCCGGCGCAGGTAGCGGCCTATGAACGGGTGACCTTGTACGGCCTCACGGTGGTGCCGAAGCGGCGGGTTTATTACGGGACGATCAATCCGAAAGAAGCACGTGAAATTTTTATCCGTTCGGCGCTGGCGGCGGGCGAATACGTCACCCAGGCACCGTTCTTCGAGCATAACCGCAAGCTGATCGCCACCGTGGAAGCGCTGGAACACAAGGCTCGGCGCCAGGATGTACTGGTGGACGAAGAGGAAATTTTCTCCTTTTACGACGCCATTGTCCCGGATGGCATCTGCAATGGCGCGGAATTCGAGAAATGGCGCAGGCAGGCGGAGCGGGACAACCCGCGCCTGCTTTATCTTACCCGGGAATACCTGATGCGCCATGCGGCGAATAGCATCACCAGGGAGCAGTATCCTGACAGCATAGTTGTGGATGGGATCGATCTGCCGGATGGGGTGGCGCTGCCGCTAGCCTATCGGTTCGATCCGGGACACATACTGGACGGCGTTACCGTGACCGTGCCGTTGCCGCTGCTCAATAAGCTGGATACGGCGCGGTTCGACAGGCTGGTTCCCGGATTGATCCGCGAGAAGATTACCTGGTATTTGAAGGCGCTTCCCAAGCAGATACGCCGCCACGTGGTACCGATGCCGGAGTTTGTAACCAGGTTTCTGGAAAATGAGGAGTCAAGCATTACCGCATCACTTCCATCCCCGCTCCTGCCCATACCCCTGACCGATGCGTTATCCCGATTTGTTCAGGCCAAAACCAGGGTTGCCGTTCCGCAAGATGCGTGGCGGGACGAAAAACCGCCGCCTCATTTGCTGATGAATTACAAAATCGTCGACGATGCGGGGCAGGAGTTGGCGATAAGCCGCGATCTCCCGCAACTCAAGGCGAAGCTCGGCCAGGCGGCGCAATTGACATTCTCAAGGGTGGATTCGGGAGAGCGCCCTCCTATCGAACGCGACGATGTGAAATGCTGGGATTTCGGCGATTTGCCCGAAGAGATCGCTTTTACGCGCGCAGGTAAAAAACTTACCGGCTACCCGGCGCTGGCGGAGCGTGAGGGAAAAGTGGCCATCCATTTATTCGATACGCGCGAGGCGGCTCAAGCAAGCATGCGCGGCGGGGTGCGGCAGCTGCTGCGGTTTGAGCTCAAGGAACAACTGAAGCAATTGGAAAGGAATCTGCCGGGACTGAACCAGGCGGCCTTGCAATTGCAAACCCTCATCAATCCCGGCACGCTCAAGGAAGACATGCTGAACGCTATCGTGGACCGTGCTTTCATTGCCGACGATATGCCGCCGCGTTGCGAAAAAGATTTCATCGCGCAGCGGCAGCGAGCAAGGGTGCGCCTACCCGCTGTGACCGAGGCCGTTGCGCGCATCGTGCAAACCGTCGCCAATGAGTGCCAGCCGTTGCTGATGAAATTGTCCATGGCTGGCAGGAGCTCCCCGAAATTGAAAGGTGACTTCACGGGACAATTGCGCGTGCAACTGGATAGGCTGGTTTATGGGGGATTTTTACGTACCACGCCATGGGACCGATTGAAGCATCTGCCACGTTATTTGAAAAGCATGGTTCTGCGCCTCGATAAATACTCCGCCAATCCGGAGCGTGAGGGCCGCCACGGCCCTGTTATCGCCGCGTTATGGAATCAATATGAGCAACGTTTGGAGCGGCATCGCAAGGCCGGAATCAACGACCCTAATCTCACCGAATTTCGCTGGCAGATCGAAGAACTGCAGGTCTCGCTGTTTGCACAGGAATTGAAGACGCCCTACCCTGTTTCCGTCAAGCGGCTGCAGAAATTATGGGAAGAAATACGAGCCTGA
- a CDS encoding DUF3293 domain-containing protein: MEWASFRIGYESGLTIVKHDWSAFLIQAEISPALIAAYRATKYRAALKAESGSGTVILRIDEYSEPLSRLFTASKLKCAAFITACNPYSVPQSHEKNLMACARLRNKLDRKARPGWIFEGESHDPSGAWPAEKSFLVLGLDLETSRALGKEFGQNAIVWAGADAIPRLILLR, encoded by the coding sequence ATGGAATGGGCGTCCTTCCGCATTGGCTATGAGTCCGGCCTGACAATTGTTAAACATGACTGGAGTGCGTTTTTGATACAAGCGGAAATTTCTCCAGCTCTGATAGCTGCCTACCGCGCGACCAAGTACCGGGCAGCACTGAAGGCAGAATCCGGTTCCGGAACGGTCATACTGCGCATCGACGAGTATTCCGAGCCACTATCGCGGCTTTTCACTGCATCCAAACTTAAATGTGCGGCTTTTATTACCGCCTGCAACCCATATAGCGTGCCGCAAAGCCATGAGAAAAATTTGATGGCTTGCGCGCGTCTTCGCAATAAATTAGATCGTAAAGCCCGCCCGGGATGGATATTTGAGGGAGAGAGCCACGATCCATCCGGCGCATGGCCGGCGGAGAAAAGTTTTCTTGTGCTCGGCCTGGATCTGGAGACGTCACGGGCGCTGGGCAAGGAATTCGGACAAAACGCTATCGTATGGGCTGGTGCGGATGCTATTCCCAGGCTGATTCTGTTGCGATAA
- the msrA gene encoding peptide-methionine (S)-S-oxide reductase MsrA — translation MGDQIPHVCHHPALFQSIRSRCGGMLLPLAILIAVLAACGQPDTRTNISGKLAGTDLPAGSPAGIATFAGGCFWCTEADFDKVPGVISTTSGYIGGKTINPTYKQVSRGKTGHIEAVQVRFDPAKTSFSKLLTAFWPTIDPLTPNRQFCDDGSQYRSAIFYHDADQQRQAEASRAALAASGRFKQPIVTEVLPATTFYPAEEYHQDYYIKNPIRYSYYRSNCGRDARLAEVWGITR, via the coding sequence ATGGGCGATCAGATTCCCCACGTTTGCCATCATCCCGCTCTTTTTCAATCCATCCGCTCCAGGTGCGGCGGCATGCTGCTGCCGCTGGCGATATTGATCGCCGTGTTGGCAGCATGCGGGCAACCGGATACGCGTACGAATATAAGCGGTAAGCTTGCAGGCACTGATCTTCCCGCCGGATCGCCGGCCGGTATCGCCACTTTTGCCGGGGGGTGTTTCTGGTGTACGGAAGCGGATTTCGACAAAGTGCCGGGTGTGATATCCACTACATCGGGCTATATTGGCGGCAAAACCATTAATCCGACCTATAAACAGGTATCACGAGGTAAAACCGGGCATATCGAAGCAGTGCAGGTGCGTTTTGATCCGGCAAAAACCAGTTTCTCCAAGCTATTAACGGCATTCTGGCCGACCATCGATCCACTTACGCCCAACCGCCAATTCTGCGATGACGGTTCCCAGTATCGCAGTGCGATTTTCTATCACGATGCCGATCAGCAGCGGCAAGCTGAAGCATCCAGGGCAGCGCTCGCAGCTTCCGGCCGTTTTAAACAACCCATCGTAACCGAAGTATTACCCGCTACAACGTTTTATCCGGCGGAAGAGTACCATCAGGACTACTATATCAAGAACCCCATCCGCTATTCATACTACCGCAGCAACTGTGGCCGCGACGCGAGGCTGGCTGAAGTTTGGGGCATTACCCGGTAA
- the ppk2 gene encoding polyphosphate kinase 2 yields the protein MGKKNNEKKASEPLPELSKKDYEDTLYKLQVELVKLQRHFIKCGDKILIIFEGRDAAGKDGTIKRITQHLSPRETRVVALGKPSDRDRSSWYFQRYTPYLPAAQELVLFNRSWYNRAGVEPVMGFCTDAEYNEFMASVPEFEHMVVRSGIKLLKYYLDISKSEQAKRLDDRKNDPLAQWKISALDEYAIKKWKEYSLARDKMLAHTHNLTAPWTIARANDKQLARINIIKDLLNRLDYENKDERLVMPDTRIVMEFKVSFIEDGVLEP from the coding sequence ATGGGTAAAAAAAACAACGAAAAAAAAGCGAGCGAACCTCTGCCGGAGCTATCCAAAAAAGACTACGAGGATACGCTCTACAAACTTCAGGTTGAACTCGTCAAGCTGCAGCGGCATTTTATCAAGTGTGGCGACAAGATTCTGATCATCTTCGAGGGACGGGACGCAGCCGGCAAAGACGGCACCATCAAGCGCATCACCCAGCATCTGAGTCCGCGCGAAACACGTGTCGTGGCGCTTGGAAAACCTTCGGATCGGGATCGCAGTTCGTGGTATTTTCAGCGTTATACCCCATATCTGCCTGCCGCTCAGGAACTGGTATTATTCAACCGGAGCTGGTACAACCGGGCTGGAGTAGAGCCGGTAATGGGTTTTTGCACGGATGCCGAGTATAACGAATTCATGGCCTCGGTTCCGGAGTTCGAGCATATGGTGGTCCGCTCAGGCATTAAACTCCTGAAATACTATCTCGACATCAGCAAATCAGAGCAGGCAAAACGGCTGGATGATCGGAAGAACGACCCCCTCGCGCAATGGAAGATCAGCGCGCTTGATGAATATGCGATCAAGAAATGGAAGGAATACAGTCTGGCGCGCGACAAGATGCTTGCACATACACATAATCTTACCGCCCCGTGGACAATAGCCCGCGCAAACGATAAGCAGCTGGCGCGAATCAACATTATCAAGGATCTTCTCAACCGTCTTGACTATGAGAATAAAGACGAACGCCTGGTCATGCCGGACACACGCATCGTGATGGAGTTTAAAGTCTCCTTTATCGAAGACGGCGTGCTGGAGCCATAA
- a CDS encoding sugar O-acetyltransferase, which yields MTIGNNVFLGPNVEIYTATHPLAAEERNKGLEAAKPILIEDSAWICGGVIINPGVTIGKGTTIGAGGVVTRDIPPDVFAAGNPCNVIRNLA from the coding sequence GTGACCATAGGCAACAATGTATTTTTGGGACCGAATGTTGAGATCTACACCGCCACGCACCCATTGGCGGCGGAAGAACGCAATAAAGGTCTGGAAGCGGCCAAGCCCATCCTCATCGAGGACAGTGCCTGGATTTGCGGTGGCGTAATTATCAATCCCGGCGTCACGATAGGAAAGGGAACAACTATCGGGGCTGGCGGCGTGGTTACCCGGGATATTCCGCCAGATGTTTTTGCTGCAGGAAATCCTTGTAACGTTATACGAAATCTTGCCTGA
- a CDS encoding D-hexose-6-phosphate mutarotase: MNIEQLNADHGIGDQLKFVEGTGGFPFIKIDNDKASAVISVYAGQVLSFQPANDSNNLLFLSETAYYQPGKAIKGGVPICWPWFGPDPDGLGRPAHGFVRNRFWNVMRTGIAADGDTTVTLGLADTPETRAIWRHSFNLSLEITVGESLNLELITRNTDTRPFFITQAFHTYFKVGHINQVAVLGLDGLEYVDKADNATYKLQTGAVSIGAEVDRIYRNVQGELVIDDVALDRRIRITSGGSNTAVVWNPWAKISAEMGDLKDDDYERLLCVETANADLDIVEIAPASEYHLTANYRVERDVMDELQVLKSPT, from the coding sequence ATGAATATCGAACAACTGAATGCCGATCATGGAATTGGTGATCAACTTAAATTCGTCGAAGGTACGGGCGGATTTCCCTTTATCAAAATCGATAACGACAAAGCCAGCGCCGTTATCTCGGTCTATGCAGGACAGGTTCTCTCTTTCCAGCCTGCCAATGACTCGAACAATCTTCTGTTTCTCAGTGAAACTGCATACTATCAGCCGGGCAAGGCCATCAAGGGCGGGGTCCCGATTTGCTGGCCATGGTTTGGACCCGATCCGGACGGCCTTGGCCGCCCTGCCCATGGTTTTGTGCGCAATCGCTTCTGGAATGTGATGCGAACCGGGATTGCTGCGGATGGCGATACTACCGTTACACTGGGATTGGCCGACACGCCTGAAACAAGAGCGATCTGGCGGCATTCGTTCAACCTTTCGCTGGAAATTACGGTCGGAGAATCGCTCAATCTAGAATTAATCACGCGCAACACCGATACGCGGCCGTTCTTTATAACACAGGCATTTCACACCTACTTCAAGGTCGGGCATATCAATCAAGTGGCTGTTCTCGGACTGGATGGACTTGAATACGTGGATAAAGCCGATAACGCCACTTACAAACTACAGACCGGTGCGGTATCCATCGGTGCGGAAGTCGATCGTATCTACCGGAACGTACAAGGCGAACTGGTGATCGACGATGTCGCGCTGGACCGCAGGATCCGGATCACGTCTGGAGGTAGCAATACCGCAGTGGTGTGGAACCCATGGGCAAAAATATCGGCGGAAATGGGGGACTTGAAGGACGACGATTACGAGCGTCTCCTGTGTGTCGAAACGGCCAACGCCGACCTGGACATTGTGGAAATTGCTCCAGCCAGCGAATATCATCTGACGGCAAACTATCGTGTAGAGCGCGATGTAATGGATGAACTGCAGGTACTTAAGTCTCCCACCTAG
- the msrB gene encoding peptide-methionine (R)-S-oxide reductase MsrB has translation MNRRAVLQSFATLAALPLISACSRSKTAADISSTITIKPLNKPHEEWRGLVSPAAYQVLFEEDTEPPGSSALNKEDRKGTYLCAACYLPLFDSANKYESGTGWPSFTQPITGHIGTARDFKMILPRTEYHCARCGGHQGHVFKDGPLPRGERWCNNGVALKFVLRGAQLPALRS, from the coding sequence ATGAATAGACGCGCCGTACTTCAAAGTTTCGCCACGCTGGCCGCGCTGCCCTTAATTTCGGCATGCTCCCGCAGCAAAACAGCGGCGGACATTTCCAGCACCATCACCATTAAACCCTTGAACAAGCCGCATGAAGAATGGCGCGGACTGGTTTCTCCCGCAGCCTATCAGGTCCTGTTTGAAGAAGATACCGAGCCGCCGGGGAGCAGCGCACTGAATAAGGAGGATCGCAAAGGCACTTACCTCTGCGCCGCGTGCTACCTGCCACTGTTCGATAGCGCAAACAAATACGAAAGCGGCACGGGATGGCCCAGTTTCACGCAGCCCATTACAGGGCATATTGGCACGGCGCGCGATTTCAAGATGATTTTGCCGCGCACTGAATACCACTGTGCGCGTTGCGGTGGCCATCAGGGTCATGTGTTCAAGGATGGGCCGCTTCCTCGCGGCGAGCGCTGGTGCAATAACGGGGTCGCCCTTAAATTTGTATTAAGGGGCGCGCAACTACCCGCACTCAGGAGCTGA